A window of Chlorobium phaeobacteroides DSM 266 genomic DNA:
ACCGCGAAGGAAAAGATTCATTTGTGATTAAAGCGTCCGGAGCGACAGCCGTCATGATTGCTGATCCTGCCAAACAGGCGGTGATCATCGACAACGGAAAGACCCGGCTCCGGGAACGTCAGATTTTTCTGGATCTCGACCTGCTTTTGGTCGAAGGGCTCAAGGAGCTGCCGCTACCGAAAATCGTGATGATTGACCAGAACAGGAAAATTCTTGATCTGCTCGACAACGGTAGCGTTACCAATGTCGCTGCGCTCGTAAAAAGCGATCGTCAGACGCTCGACAAACAGTACGGTATACCGGTCTTTCACCGTAACGATACCGATGAGATCAGCGACTTTATTGCATCCATGCTTTTGCAGAAAAGCATGGAAACACCCCTTTTCGGTCTTGTCCTTGCAGGAGGACAAAGTTCAAGAATGGGAAGTGACAAAGCGCTGATTTCCTACCACAGCGAAAACCAGCTTGTCAGAACAGCACAACTTATGGAGAAGTGCTGCCAGAAGGTGTTCATATCCTGTCGAGATGATCAGAAAGAGCATTACCGTCCATACGGCTACCCGCTTATTACAGACCGATATCTCAACATCGGACCGCTCGGAGGTCTGCTATCAGCACAAATGGAACACCCTCGTACTGCCTGGATGACCGTTGCCTGCGACCTGCCGTTTCTCGACGAACAGGTATTTCGGCAGCTCTCCCAGCGCCGAAACCCGTTTCGCTATGCCACGGCGTTCATGAATCCATCTTCAAACAGCCTTGAACCGCTTTGCAGTTGTTACGAACCAAAATCGAGAGACCGGCTTTTTTCCATGCATGCCGAAAGCAATAACTCCCTCTTTTCATTTCTGGAGCAATCGCGTATTGAACCACTCACCATGGAGCATGCAGCGAGACTACGCAACATCAACGACCCGGAATCGATGCGTACCGCAAAAAGGGAATGCCGCACGCTACATGAATAGCGCCGGCTGCCCTTGACCGCTCTATTGATACAATGCACTGAGCCTCCCGACTCACGAAAGCTCTTCTCCCCGACGATTATCGGTCCATCAATGAAACTCGCAGCAGCTTTCCGGATTCAACAAGGAGAAACGTCACCCCTGCCACAATAATAATGGTTGCTCCTGAAGCAATATCAAGCTGCCATGAAAGCCACAATCCCGCAAGACTGAAAAAGGCCGAAAGCAGCGAAGCAAGCGCCATCATACCAGGAAGAGATCGACTGAACCTTCTGGCAATTGCCGCAGGAATAGTCAAAAGAGCAATGACCATAACAATACCTACAACCCTGACAAGAATAACCACCGTCAGCGCAATCAAACAGAGCAGCAGCAGATAAAATACTGTCGTGTTTACCCCTGAAATCTCGGCATACTCCTCATCGACCGATATGGCGAGAAACTCCTTACTGAACAGCCATACCAGCAGCACGATAAAAAGATCGAGAAAAAAAATCAGCCAGAGATCATCAAGAGGAACGGTAAGAATATTACCAAAAAGGTAGCTGAACAGATTCGGAGCGTAACCCGGCGTCAGACCGATAAAAATAACGCCGACAGCCATTCCTACAGCCCAAAAGGCGCCGATTGCCGTATCTTCGGCAACTTTAGCCTTTTTACTCAGCAGGCCGATAGCGATAGCAGCAAAAAGGCTGAACGGAATAACACCGAGAAGCGGATTTATCCCAAGGTAGTAACCGAGACCGATTCCGCCGAATGCGGTATGAGCTATCCCTCCGCTGATAAAACCAATTCTTTTAACCACCACATAGGTTCCAATAATACCGCAGGCAACGCTGGCAAGGAGCGATGCCGCAACAGCATGACGCATAAACTCAAACGCATATATTTCCGGCAGCATGGCGTCAGGATTTTTCGGGTAATGAACGGGAGCTCTCCTGATGATGCAGAAGCAGATCAACATCATAGGGATAGCTTTTCTGAATATCGCGCCCTGAAAGGGTTGCAAGCGGATTCTCACGCAGCACCATGGAACAGTTCAGACAGACCACCCTGCTCACATGCCTGCTTATGGTTCCGGTATCGTGCGTTACGAGAACAATTGTCAGTTGTTTTTTCAATCGGTCAAGAAGATCGTAAATCGAGGTTTTCATGACCGGGTCCACACTTGCCGTAGGCTCATCGAGTAAAAGCAACTCAGGATCCCCCGCCAGAGCTCGCGCAATAAGCGTCCGCTGCAACTCTCCACCTGAAAGCACGCCAATTCTGCGACTCTTCAGCGCACTCATGCCGACTGTTTCAAGCGCTTCATCAACTCTCTCCCTGTCGGATTTCGTATACTGCTGTAACGGTTTTTTTCCTGAAAGCCGACCCATAAGCACCATATCGCGAACGCTTATGGGAAAATCGCGGTCAAAAACAAGATGCTGGGGAACATAACCTGTTCTGCTGGGCGATTGCCCGGGCTCTTTATCGAACACCGTTACCGTTCCGTCAGATGGTTTTTGCAAACCAAGAATCACCCTGAGAAGAGTAGTTTTTCCTCCGCCATTGGGCCCGACAATCCCAAGAAAATCCCCCTCGCAGACCTGCAGTGTCAGATTATCGAGAACCCTTGATCCATCAAGCACAACGGAAAGGCGATCGCAGTCGACAAGCACCCGGTTCACTGCATTCCTCCCTTGAAGGCATCGGTAGCGCGGAGAAGATTTTCCTGATACTCAAAAGCAAGAGGATCGACAGCCCGGGTAACACCTCCTATTTCCCTTGCGATGGTCTCCGCTTGTACGGTGCTGAACTGAGGGGACACAAAGACAACTCTTATCCCGTTTGTTCTGGCTTTCTGAATGACTCGCCCAAGCTGGCGGGGGGTCAGCGTCTTACCCTCCTCTTCTGCGGCAATCTGCTCCAGCGCAAAATCCGAAGCATAGTAACCCCATGCGGGATGAAAAACAAGAAAACGACGATTCGAGACCGACGCAAGCTTTACATGAATCTCGCTTGAAAGCCCATGCAGCTCTTGCTTCAACCTGTCGGCATTGGCCTGATAAAAGACAGTACGCTCGGGATCGGCTTCGATAAGAGATCTCTCAACATTCTCTGCAATAACCAGAGCATTTCGAGGCGAAAGCCAGTAGTGAGGATCAACAAGGCCATGACGATGCTCATCTGGATAATCGTGCCTTTCGCTATGCTCATCTGGATAATCGTGCCTTTCGCTATGCTCACCATCATGCTCTGCAGGCTTTAAATGAATGCCCGAAGCGGCGTTACAGATCCTGAGAACAGGATACATCGACATAATCTTCTGCATCAAATCCAGTTCAAACTCAACGCCGGACCCTGCCTTTATAAACAGCTTCGCGCTGCCAAGCATCGACATCTGCCTTGGCGTCGGTTCATAGGTATGAGGATTACCGCCAGGAGGAACCATAACGGAAACCGTCACGTAACCACCGCCAATCTTTTCAGCAAAGTAGGCAAGCGGTGCAATCGAAGCGACAACCTGCAACCGTTTCTCAACAGGTTTTGAGACACAGCCGGAATAAAAAAAAGGAAAAAGCAGAAGAAGCGCAATGGCAATGAATCTGATCGGGATGAAAAACATGATTATGTCTCCGTGTCTGGTGATGCGCAAGAAGCGCAAATCCCCTGAAGCTGAACAATATGACTGACGAGCGTGAAATCGTCGATCTTCATCCCATCATGCCAGGCACACTCATGAAAACTCCCAATACGTCCGCACGAAATGCAGATGATCTGATGATAATGCGGAATATCCTTCCCGGAATATCTGCAAAGCGCATAACTCCGCTGACGGCCGAACCCCGCCACCCTGACAAGAACACCACAATCGGCAAGTGCTTCAAGATTTCGATATATCCCGGGTAGTCCGCAACGACTGAACTGAAGCCTCAAGCTCTCCTGCACCATCCGGGGAAAGAGGGCAATGGAACAATCCGAAAACGCTGAAAAAATCGCCCTGCGTCGAGGAGTTATTTTCAGGCCGTACCGCCTGAGCCGCTCAAGTGCTTCCTGCATATTTTAAATGGAAACTATTTCTATTTAAATTACAAAAAGCGAGGCAAATCAAGAGAAGAAAAGTGTTTTGGCGGTAGCAGAAAAAAGAATGCCACCGCCAAAACAACGAGAATCAGGGAAGCCTGTTCAGGGCGCTGACGATCGCCTTGATCGATGCAAGACTGATATTGGAATCGATTCCGGCGCCATAAGAGACCCTGCCATCGGGGCAACCGATCCTGACATAGGCAACAGCAAGCGCGCCGGCGCTACGACCAATTGCATGCTCGATATAATCCTCAACGCTGAACTCGATACCGCTCTCAGCGACAAAACCCTTGACAAACGCATCAACCGGACCGTTACCGACTGCATCAAGCCTGAACTCCTGCTCCTTCATCTGTACCACACAGGCAATAATCGTAGCCTCTTCATCATTACGATCCGGTTCTTCGTCATCCCAACTGATATGACATTTCTTAAGCGCAAAAGGCTCCTTAAGCGTCACATACTCTTTGTGAAACAGGGAATGAATCTCTTCAGGCGACAACTCCTCCCCGGTACGATCTGCAACAGCCTGAACGGCTTCAGCAAAATCAGGCTGCATCCATTTCGGAATCTGTATTCCGTAATCCTTTTCGAGCACATACGCAACACCCCCCTTGCCGGATTGACTGTTGATACGGACTATCGCTTCATAACTGCACCCGACATCTCCCGGATCTATCGGCAGATAAGGAACATCCCAGATTCCGTCTGAGGACATCTTGTGCGCCTTCATACCCTTGCTGATAGCATCCTGGTGCGATCCACTAAACGCCGTATAGACAAGTTCTCCGGCATAGGGTTGACGCGCATGAATATCCATACGGGTACACTTGCGATAGACCTCGCGAATTCGGGGAAGGTCGCTGAAATCGAGCTCGGGATCGACGCCCTGGCTGAACAGGTTGAGCGCCATAACCACGATATCCATATTTCCGCACCGCTCGCCATTACCAAACAGGGCCCCTTCAACCCTGTCTGCACCCGCCATGACGGCAAACTCGGCGGTAGCAACCGCTGTTCCCCGATCATTATGAGCATGAACGCTGATCAGCACGGCATCGCGCTCCTTGATGTTGCGACAAAACCACTCGATGCGGTCGGCATAGATGTTCGGACGCGACATTTCAACGGTCGAAGGCAAATTGAGAATGATTTTATCCTGTGCTGAAGCGCCCCAAGCATCCATAACAGCATGACAAACCTCAAGCGCATACTCAAGTTCAGTCCCGGTAAAACTCTCCGGACTATACTCGAAACGGATCCCTGCGCTACCGCTCTCCTCTTTGAGGCGGCGAACGAGCGCCGTACCTGTAACGGCAATCTCCTTGATCTCTTCCTTGTTCATCCGAAAAACCTGCTCCCTCTGCTGACGTGAAGTCGAATTGTAAAGATGCACGATAGCATGCCGAGCTCCCTTGATGGCCTCGAAAGTTTTTCTTATAAGATGCTCGCGAGCCTGGGTCAGCACCTGAATCGTCACATCGTCAGGGATAAGACCATTTTCAATCAGTCTTCGAACAAAAGCGAACTCGGTAGCCGACGCCGAAGGAAACCCAACCTCAATCTCCTTGAACCCAACAGAGACGAGAAGCTGAAACATGGCGACTTTTTCATCCACGTTCATAGGAACGGGAAGCGCCTGATTGCCGTCACGCAAATCCACGCTGCTCCATATCGGAGCTTTTGTTATGGTTTGATCCGGCCAGCTCCTGTTGGCAATTCCGACAGCGGGATACGCTGTGTACTTATGATAATTCATTGTTTTCATAACCAATCACTCTCCTTTTTGCCTTTAAACTGAAAAAAGCCACCTACCCCAGGAGGGCGGCGGCTTTATTATCTACTGTTGCTTAATCTCAATAAATGAACTAAAACGCACCTCCCCCTATAGCCTTGCCGCTCAGCAGCAGCAGTCCAGGGATAAGCAGAAGGTTGTTCAGGTTCAGATAACGACGCATGATCTCTCTACGAGTATAAACGATAATCTTTTCGGCCAGATTCATAAATCTATTCATCAAATATAAAAAAATCCCCGAAGCTTCCAATTTGAGAATACAGGCAATAGATCCCGACTATCAGAAGAGGAACAGAACAGAACGACCTCGTTACCGCTGTATTGTCGCAGTCGCATCCTCATGCTTCAGACTGATAGTTCGCCCTTGATTACTTTTTCTGTCATCTTCCGGCTTTTCCAGCTCTTCACTTTTTTTTCGGCACGCTGCGCTTCAATTCGCGACGGATACTCTTTAACGTAAAGAAGCTTCCATGGCCGGTAGCGCGAAGTAAAGCCGCGCTCCATGCTGTTATGAAACGCAAGTCGCCGATAAGGATCCCTGGATATACCAGCATAGTAACGATCCGCTTCCTCGGAATAAAGAATGTAGAGGGAACATGGCCCTCTCGATTCACTTGTCTCCATAAGGTCGATGCTTTCGAAGATGATCGGGAGGCGACAATAAAAAAGGCAGCACATTATTGAATCTGTACTGCCTTTTTTTCAGCTCCGCGAACAGGACTCGAACCTGCATCCCGACAAGTCGGGATAACAGTCGCATCCTTATGCTTCAGACTGATAGTTCGCCCTTGATTACTTTTTCTGTCATCTTCCGGCTTTTCCAGCTCTTCACTTTTTTTTCGGCACGCTGCGCTTCAATTCGCGACGGATACTCTTTAACGTAAAGAAGCTTCCATGGCCGGTAGCGCGAAGTAAAGCCGCGCTCCATGCTGTTATGAAACACAAGTCGCCGATAAGGATCCCTGGATATACCAGCATAGTAACGATCCGCTTCCTCGGAATAAAGAATGTAGAGGGAACATGGCCCTCTCGATTCACTTGTCTCCATAAGGTCGATGCTTTCGAAGATGATCGGGAGGCGACAATAAAAAAGGCAGCACATTATTGAATCTGTACTGCCTTTTTTCAGCTCCGCGAACAGGACTCGAACCTGCATCCCGACAAGTCGGGATAACAGTCGCATCCTCATGCTTCAGACTGATAGTTCGCCCTTGATTACTTTTTCTGTCATCTTCCGGCTTTTCCAGCTCTTCACTTTTTTTTCGGCACGCTGCGCTTCAATTCGCGACGGATACTCTTTAACGTAAAGAAGCTTCCATGGCCGGTAGCGCGAAGTAAAGCCGCGCTCCATGCTGTTATGAAACACAAGTCGCCGATAAGGATCCCTGGATATACCAGCATTGTAACGATCCGCTTCCTCGGAATATAGAATGTAGAGGGAACAAGGTCCGGTCGATTCACTTGTCTCCATAAGGTCGATGCTTTCGAAGATGATCGGGAGGCGACAATAAAAAAGGCAGCACATTATTGAATCTGTACTGCCTTTTTTCAGCTCCGCGAACAGGACTCGAACCTGCATCCCGACAAGTCGGGATAACAGTCGCATCCTCATGCTTCAGACTGATAGTTCGCCCTTGATTACTTTTTCTGTCATCTTCCGGCTTTTCCAGCTCTTCACTTTTTTTTCGGCACGCTGCGCTTCAATTCGCGACGGATACTCTTTAACGTAAAGAAGCTTCCATGGCCGGTAGCGCGAAGTAAAGCCGCGCTCCATGCTGTTATGAAACACAAGTCGCCGATAAGGATCCCTGGATATACCAGCATAGTAACGATCCGCTTCCTCGGAATAAAGAATGTAGAGGGAACATGGCCCTCTCGATTCACTTGTCTCCATAAGGTCGATGCTTTCGAAGATGATCGGGAGGGGACAATAAAAAAGGCAGCACATTATTGAATCTGTACTGCCTTTTTTTCAGCTCCGCGAGTAGGACTCGAACCTACATCCCGACAAGTCGGGATAACAGTCGCATCCTTATGCTTCAGACTGATAGTTCGCCCTTGATTACTTTTTCTGTCATCTTCCGGCTTTTCCAGCTCTTCACTTTTTTTTCGGCACGCTGCGCTTCAATTCGCGACGGATACTCTTTAACGTAAAGAAGCTTCCATGGCCGGTAGCGCGAAGTAAAGCCGCGCTCCATGCTGTTATGAAACACAAGTCGCCGATAAGGATCCCTGGATATACCAGCATAGTAACGATCCGCTTCCTCGGAATAAAGAATGTAGAGGGAACATGGCCCTCTCGATTCACTTGTCTCCATAAGGTCGATGCTTTCGAAGATGATCGGGAGGGGACAATAAAAAAGGCAGCACATTATTGAATCTGTACTGCCTTTTTTCAGCTCCGCGAGTAGGACTCGAACCTGCATCCCGACAAGTCGGGATAACAGTCGCATCCTTATGCTTCAGACTGATAGTTCGCCCTTGATTACTTTTTCTGTCATCTTCCGGCTTTTCCAGCTCTTCACTTTTTTTTCGGCACGCTGCGCTTCAATTCGCGACGGATACTCTTTAACGTAAAGAAGCTTCCATGGCCGGTAGCGCGAAGTAAAGCCGCGCTCCATGCTGTTATGAAACACAAGTCGCCGATAAGGATCCCTGGATATACCAGCATAGTAACGATCCGCTTCCTCGGAATAAAGAATGTAGAGGGAACATGGCCCTCTCGATTCACTTGTCTCCATAAGGTCGATGCTTTCGAAGATGATCGGGAGGGGACAATAAAAAAGGCAGCACATTATTGAATCTGTACTGCCTTTTTTCAGCTCCGCGAGTAGGACTCGAACCTACATCCCGACAAGTCGGGATAACAGTCGCATCCTTATGCTTCAGACTGATAGTTCGCCCTTGATTACTTTTTCTGTCATCTTCCGGCTTTTCCAGCTCTTCACTTTTTTTTCGGCACGCTGCGCTTCAATTCGCGACGGATACTCTTTAACGTAAAGAAGCTTCCATGGCCGGTAGCGCGAAGTAAAGCCGCGCTCCATGCTGTTATGAAACACAAGTCGCCGATAAGGATCCCTGGATATACCAGCATAGTAACGATCCGCTTCCTCGGAATAAAGAATGTAGAGGGAACATGGCCCTCTCGATTCACTTGTCTCCATAAGGTCGATGCTTTCGAAGATGATCGGGAGGGGACAATAAAAAAGGCAGCACATTATTGAATCTGTACTGCCTTTTTTCAGCTCCGCGAACAGGACTCGAACCTGCATCCCGACAAGTCGGGATAACAGTCGCATCCTCATGCTTCAGACTGATAGTTCGCCCTTGATTACTTTTTCTGTCATCTTCCGGCTTTTCCAGCTCTTCACTTTTTTTTCGGCACGCTGCGCTTCAATTCGCGACGGATACTCTTTAACGTAAAGAAGCTTCCATGGCCGGTAGCGCGAAGTAAAGCCGCGCTCCATGCTGTTATGAAACACAAGTCGCCGATAAGGATCCCTGGATATACCAGCATAGTAACGATCCGCTTCCTCGGAATAAAGAATGTAGAGGGAACATGGCCCTCTCGATTCACTTGTCTCCATAAGGTCGATGCTTTCGAAGATGATCGGGAGGGGACAATAAAAAAGGCAGCACATTATTGAATCTGTACTGCCTTTTTTCAGCTCCGCGAGTAGGACTCGAACCTACAACCCTGCGATTAACAGTCGCATGCTCTACCATTGAGCTATCGCGGAATATTCATCAGCCTTGGTTTCGCTAATGGGCACATAATATACACCGTGTTTTTTTAATTACAAATCCTCATTGTTATTTTTTTATGCCTTTTTCATCAAAGGAATGCATCCACCTCTTTTCATTTTCCATAATTATTTTTGTACATTGATTTTCCTTTTACGAAGAGGAGTATATATGCACAAGGAAAACGCATTGATAGAGATAAGAATTGCCGGACTTGGTGAAGGAAAAAACGAGATCGATTTCATCTGTAAAGCCACTGAGTTCAACGATGAGCAGTTAACGGAGGCGGGATTTACAGGAGATATCAAGGCTTCGTTTTTAGTGATCAAGTCTGAAAGCGAAATAGCCGTTACGCTGAAAACAGCAACAACAGCCGAATTAACCTGTGATATCTGTCTTGCGCCTGTCATTCGGGAGCTTACAGGAGTATACACCATCCACTATGTGTATGGCGCCATAGAAGAATACGAAGACCCTGATGATGCCGACTATCATGTACTGGACAGAAACGCAATTTCGTTGGATCTTACCGAAGAAGTTCGTGAAACCCTCATGCTCTCGCTTCCAATGAAGGTAACCTGTACCGATAACCCCGATTGCAGGCTGTTCATCACAGAAAAAGAACACGAAAGGCTCGATGACCATGAAAAAAGCTCTTGGCATGAGTCTCTTGAAAAGCTTAAAAACAAGTATCGTTAACCGACAATAAAGATCAGAGAAGAACCATGGCAAATCCAAAAGCCAAAATGTCGAAATCCAGAAGGGATAAACGACGGGCTCAGTTCAATGCACGCACAAAACCGGTAACAACTGTC
This region includes:
- the mobAB gene encoding bifunctional molybdenum cofactor guanylyltransferase MobA/molybdopterin-guanine dinucleotide biosynthesis adaptor protein MobB; translated protein: MPIPPMHFHPYEAAFCGYSGSGKTTLIAAVIRKLSEHFSVGYYKHGCHRFDIDREGKDSFVIKASGATAVMIADPAKQAVIIDNGKTRLRERQIFLDLDLLLVEGLKELPLPKIVMIDQNRKILDLLDNGSVTNVAALVKSDRQTLDKQYGIPVFHRNDTDEISDFIASMLLQKSMETPLFGLVLAGGQSSRMGSDKALISYHSENQLVRTAQLMEKCCQKVFISCRDDQKEHYRPYGYPLITDRYLNIGPLGGLLSAQMEHPRTAWMTVACDLPFLDEQVFRQLSQRRNPFRYATAFMNPSSNSLEPLCSCYEPKSRDRLFSMHAESNNSLFSFLEQSRIEPLTMEHAARLRNINDPESMRTAKRECRTLHE
- a CDS encoding metal ABC transporter permease, which codes for MLPEIYAFEFMRHAVAASLLASVACGIIGTYVVVKRIGFISGGIAHTAFGGIGLGYYLGINPLLGVIPFSLFAAIAIGLLSKKAKVAEDTAIGAFWAVGMAVGVIFIGLTPGYAPNLFSYLFGNILTVPLDDLWLIFFLDLFIVLLVWLFSKEFLAISVDEEYAEISGVNTTVFYLLLLCLIALTVVILVRVVGIVMVIALLTIPAAIARRFSRSLPGMMALASLLSAFFSLAGLWLSWQLDIASGATIIIVAGVTFLLVESGKLLRVSLMDR
- a CDS encoding metal ABC transporter ATP-binding protein, which gives rise to MNRVLVDCDRLSVVLDGSRVLDNLTLQVCEGDFLGIVGPNGGGKTTLLRVILGLQKPSDGTVTVFDKEPGQSPSRTGYVPQHLVFDRDFPISVRDMVLMGRLSGKKPLQQYTKSDRERVDEALETVGMSALKSRRIGVLSGGELQRTLIARALAGDPELLLLDEPTASVDPVMKTSIYDLLDRLKKQLTIVLVTHDTGTISRHVSRVVCLNCSMVLRENPLATLSGRDIQKSYPYDVDLLLHHQESSRSLPEKS
- a CDS encoding metal ABC transporter solute-binding protein, Zn/Mn family, producing MFFIPIRFIAIALLLLFPFFYSGCVSKPVEKRLQVVASIAPLAYFAEKIGGGYVTVSVMVPPGGNPHTYEPTPRQMSMLGSAKLFIKAGSGVEFELDLMQKIMSMYPVLRICNAASGIHLKPAEHDGEHSERHDYPDEHSERHDYPDEHRHGLVDPHYWLSPRNALVIAENVERSLIEADPERTVFYQANADRLKQELHGLSSEIHVKLASVSNRRFLVFHPAWGYYASDFALEQIAAEEEGKTLTPRQLGRVIQKARTNGIRVVFVSPQFSTVQAETIAREIGGVTRAVDPLAFEYQENLLRATDAFKGGMQ
- a CDS encoding Fur family transcriptional regulator — protein: MQEALERLRRYGLKITPRRRAIFSAFSDCSIALFPRMVQESLRLQFSRCGLPGIYRNLEALADCGVLVRVAGFGRQRSYALCRYSGKDIPHYHQIICISCGRIGSFHECAWHDGMKIDDFTLVSHIVQLQGICASCASPDTET
- the leuA gene encoding 2-isopropylmalate synthase — translated: MKTMNYHKYTAYPAVGIANRSWPDQTITKAPIWSSVDLRDGNQALPVPMNVDEKVAMFQLLVSVGFKEIEVGFPSASATEFAFVRRLIENGLIPDDVTIQVLTQAREHLIRKTFEAIKGARHAIVHLYNSTSRQQREQVFRMNKEEIKEIAVTGTALVRRLKEESGSAGIRFEYSPESFTGTELEYALEVCHAVMDAWGASAQDKIILNLPSTVEMSRPNIYADRIEWFCRNIKERDAVLISVHAHNDRGTAVATAEFAVMAGADRVEGALFGNGERCGNMDIVVMALNLFSQGVDPELDFSDLPRIREVYRKCTRMDIHARQPYAGELVYTAFSGSHQDAISKGMKAHKMSSDGIWDVPYLPIDPGDVGCSYEAIVRINSQSGKGGVAYVLEKDYGIQIPKWMQPDFAEAVQAVADRTGEELSPEEIHSLFHKEYVTLKEPFALKKCHISWDDEEPDRNDEEATIIACVVQMKEQEFRLDAVGNGPVDAFVKGFVAESGIEFSVEDYIEHAIGRSAGALAVAYVRIGCPDGRVSYGAGIDSNISLASIKAIVSALNRLP
- a CDS encoding GIY-YIG nuclease family protein, encoding METSESRGPCSLYILYSEEADRYYAGISRDPYRRLAFHNSMERGFTSRYRPWKLLYVKEYPSRIEAQRAEKKVKSWKSRKMTEKVIKGELSV
- a CDS encoding GIY-YIG nuclease family protein codes for the protein MRMRLLSRLVGMQVRVLFAELKKGSTDSIMCCLFYCRLPIIFESIDLMETSESRGPCSLYILYSEEADRYYAGISRDPYRRLVFHNSMERGFTSRYRPWKLLYVKEYPSRIEAQRAEKKVKSWKSRKMTEKVIKGELSV
- a CDS encoding GIY-YIG nuclease family protein, which encodes MRMRLLSRLVGMQVRVLFAELKKGSTDSIMCCLFYCRLPIIFESIDLMETSESTGPCSLYILYSEEADRYNAGISRDPYRRLVFHNSMERGFTSRYRPWKLLYVKEYPSRIEAQRAEKKVKSWKSRKMTEKVIKGELSV
- a CDS encoding GIY-YIG nuclease family protein → METSESRGPCSLYILYSEEADRYYAGISRDPYRRLVFHNSMERGFTSRYRPWKLLYVKEYPSRIEAQRAEKKVKSWKSRKMTEKVIKGELSV
- a CDS encoding YceD family protein, whose translation is MHKENALIEIRIAGLGEGKNEIDFICKATEFNDEQLTEAGFTGDIKASFLVIKSESEIAVTLKTATTAELTCDICLAPVIRELTGVYTIHYVYGAIEEYEDPDDADYHVLDRNAISLDLTEEVRETLMLSLPMKVTCTDNPDCRLFITEKEHERLDDHEKSSWHESLEKLKNKYR